Genomic window (Nymphaea colorata isolate Beijing-Zhang1983 chromosome 1, ASM883128v2, whole genome shotgun sequence):
ACTCAAAGATGAGAGCTCGCTCCTTAAATAAAAGTTATATGTACAACCATTAAGTCCCAATAGTGAcatttcattagaaataaaaaaattcaatagttGAACATATTAGcgattatatatgttatatgtttaTTATTTGCACCACCATAGTGGCCTCGGTAGAGATAGGAATTTTTTATGAGTAAGACAGAATTATAGTTACAAAAATCTGACGGAgactgaaatataatttttcaaaatttgtatataagatagataaatttgtttaaaatttacatgtaaatttaacaaagaaaactaAGGGGGGAGAGGGCCTCTGCGGGCCCCACCCCAGCTCCGCCCTTGATAGTGGCCTTAGCTAGCTCTTTCCTATAAATAAGGTGCCTGTGAATGTGTTTTCTTCACTCACCTCCCCCATACGATAAGCCTAGAGGCTGTCAAGTATGTCTGCCACAACCTTCTTCACAACTACCCAattcttgctcttcttcttctccctcaccACCATCACACTTGGTGATGCCAACATCCAAGGGGAAGTACTGAATCCTCCAGCCCAAGGAACTGAGAAGGTGAGCCATATTCACTTTTATTTCCATGATAGCCTGGATGGGCGGTACTCTATCCGCATTGCCGCTGCGCCGCCGTTTTACAAGTCGGCGACCCCATTTGGTCTTGCCGCTGTTGTTGATTCCCCGTTGACGGAAGGGCCTGATCCAGGATCCAAGTTGGTTGGAAGAGCACAAGGGCTGTATGTCATAGCTTCAAAGGAAGAAGTTGGCTTGCTAATGGATTTGACATACCAGCTCTACGAAGGAAAGTACAATGGGAGCAGCATCAGTGTGCTTGGGCGGAATGCAGTGCGTAATCCATTGAGGGAGATGCCGGTTGTGGGGGGAACTGGCCTTTTCCGGCTAGCCCGCGGTTACGTACAAGCTAAGAACTAC
Coding sequences:
- the LOC116245896 gene encoding dirigent protein 19-like, yielding MSATTFFTTTQFLLFFFSLTTITLGDANIQGEVLNPPAQGTEKVSHIHFYFHDSLDGRYSIRIAAAPPFYKSATPFGLAAVVDSPLTEGPDPGSKLVGRAQGLYVIASKEEVGLLMDLTYQLYEGKYNGSSISVLGRNAVRNPLREMPVVGGTGLFRLARGYVQAKNYLYNLTSGLAIVEYDAFVMHY